Proteins encoded within one genomic window of uncultured Flavobacterium sp.:
- a CDS encoding non-ribosomal peptide synthetase produces the protein MMAAELYSKLKKLKVVVQLVDDRIDLQAPKNVLNAELLNEIKENKEALIALLVSYKNNNKKHTYIEQVSVEDDYVLSSAQHRLWILSQFEESNTAYNVPGAYVFTGNLNIEALRDAFTALIDRHEILRTVFKQNDQEEVRQVILSSEDIRFHLEYKDIRNEAKQKEILERVVQSVFTLPFNLEKGPLLRAVVYQTEANQFVFAYALHHIISDGWSMGIFMKELLFLYNSNIDSNSAHLPPLRIQYKDYSAWQQTQLNAENLKGHETYWLKQFEGELPVFDLMPGLVRPSLQTYNGGSVYKKIDAETSAGLKKISQDQGATLFMGALALVNALIYRYNNQEDLIIGTPIAGREHSDLENQIGFYINTLALRTRFKSDDSFVSLLKNVQEVTLGAYEHQIYPFDELVDSLHLHRDMSRNPLFDVMVTVQHSESKESNEQQLGDLQVNQYEGTTGVISKFDLTFNFVDSGEELSFDLEYNSDIYSEQIANQLANHLVGLIQAIVKKPTLEILKLDYLSESEKENLLVTFNTTAVRYPKNKNVVDLFEDQAAAIPDSIALIFEEKKLTYKELNEKSNQFAAYLKRNYKVKPNDLIGVELEKNEWAIISILAVLKSSGAYVPIDPIYPQDRKKFMYADSGCKLVIDEKELKKFKAELEKYSVENLNVVNIESDLAYVIYTSGTTGNPKGVMIEHKSFFDYISTFERTFKINEKDRCIQQSSFSFDTHVEEIYPVLIKGGTILMGRNGGQDIQELQRLIEKKGATIISATPLVLSELNNCDLDLSNLRLMISGGDVFNASYVNNFLNKIDIYDSYGPSESTVCCTYFKIEDTQKSSIIGKPINNRKIYILNDQNQLSPIGVRGEICIGGTGLARGYLNRPELTSEKFVNNPFAKGERMYKTGDLGRWLPDGNIQFLGRKDDQVKIRGYRIELGEIENVLQGYPEVESSVVIAVTSANGQKELAAYIVSSEVLNSSDLQGYLNTKLPKYMIPSHFVQMEQLPLTSNGKIDKKKLLTSNFTSIASGIEYIAPRNETEEKLLSIWQEVLKRDVISVKDNFFDLGGQSISATRLSMQIHKVFNNKPALKDLFTFSVLEDQAKWIQQSKATLYNDIPLISEAKDYLLSAGQKRLWILSQFEETNTAYNMPGVYVFTGDLNIEALGNAFLKLIDRHEILRTVFKQNDQEEVRQFILSSEDIGFHLEYKDIRKESKPREVLEKEVQSIFGLPFNLEKGPLLRAAVYQTEANQFVFAYAMHHIISDGWSMGILIKELLHLYNNGDSKSAVLPVLPIQYKDYSAWQNQQLSAEDLKGHKGYWLNQFEGTLPVLELGQGNVRPAVQTFNGGTVSKNITPQTTAGIKKISQEEGGTLFMGVLAVVNTLLYRYSNQQDIIIGSPIAGREHADLENQIGFYVNTLALRTRFKTEDNFINLLKEVKEVTLGAYEHQVYPFDELVDALNLHRDMSRNPLFDVMVMLQNNESNQESNPSLGDLQVSSYEGSTAVVSKFDFTFNFEDLGDTLSVSLEYNSDIYTQKIADQLLAHLVNLMDAIVATPTLEIRQLNYLNDVEKDQLLVAFNNTTAVYPEDKTIIDLFEEQVAKTPDAIALVYGNKEFTYNELNAKANEFGHYLREKHLIKAEDLIGIKLERNDSMLMVLLGILKSGGAYLPIDMDYPSERIAYMLADSKCKLLIDEEILKEFNALESGDLSQENLSTINTANNLAYVIYTSGSTGNPKGVMIEHSNAVAFISWCKEEFSNSRFDTVFAVTSICFDLSIFELLYTLCIGKKIRLLSNALAVPQYLDTKEDILLNMVPSAVGALLNEQVDFSQVKVLNMAGEPIPEKYLASLDIEAIEIRNLYGPSEDTTYSSIYQITNRNVPILIGHPIANTQFYILNSALQPQSVGVLGEIYISGKGLARGYLHKADLTAEKFIENPFAKGERMYKTGDLGKWQNDGNIEFLGRIDDQVKIRGYRIELGEIENTLEKHPQIEAACVLAHKNSDGQNEVVAYFVSEKTVLVAALRKFIGESLPSYMIPAHWVKIDQMPLTPNGKIDKKKLPAPEAQEIASDVEYITPRNEREEKLLAIWQEVLKKDKISVLDNFFELGGNSLKAIQLLSRLTKSFDIELGMRALFTNPTIEKLSNDIETAGIHKIHAEINKIAEQESYTLSVGQKRLWILSQFEETNTAYNMPGVYVFNGDLNIEALGNAFSKLIDRHEILRTVFKQNDQEEVRQFILSSEDIGFHLEYKDIRKESKPREILEQEVQSVFGLPFNLKKGPLLRAAVYQTETNQFVFAYAMHHIISDGWSMGILIKELLHLYNSGDSLPALPIQYKDYSAWQNQQLSAEDLKGHKGYWLNQFEGTLPVLELGQGNVRPVVQTFNGGIVSKIITPQTSSGIKKISQEENGTLFMGVLAVVNTLLYRYSNQQDIIIGSPIAGREHADLENQIGFYVNTLALRTRFKAEDNFINLLKEVKEVTLGAYEHQLYPFDELVDALNLHRDMSRNPLFDVMVMLQNNESNQESNPSLGDLQVSSYEGSTAVVSKFDFTFNFEDLGDTLLVSLEYNSDIYTQKIADQLLAHLVNLMDAIVATPTLEIRQLNYLSDVEKEQLLISFNDTESPYPKDKTIMDLFEEQVAKTPDAIALVYGNKEFTYNELNAKANEFGHYLREKQLINAEDLIGIKLERNDSMLVVLLGILKSGGAYLPIDMDYPSERIAYMLADSKCKLLIDEEVLKEFNALNNLSQENLSTINTANNLAYVIYTSGSTGNPKGVMIEHSNAVAFISWCKEEFSNSRFDTVFAVTSICFDLSIFELLYTLCIGKKIRLLSNALAVPQYLDTKEDILLNMVPSAVGALLNEQVDFSQVKVLNMAGEPIPEKYLASLDIEAMEIRNLYGPSEDTTYSSIYQITNRNVPILIGHPIANTQFYILNSALQPQPIGVLGEIYISGKGLARGYLHKADLTAEKFIENPFAKGERMYKTGDLGKWQNDGNIEFLGRIDDQVKIRGYRIELGEIENTLEKHPDIASACVLAHKNSDGQNEVVAYFVGEKTVPVADLRKFIGESLPSYMIPAHWIKIDQMPLTPNGKIDKKKLPAPEAQEIASDVEYITPRNEREEKLLAIWQEVLKKDKISVLDNFFELGGNSLKALKVHSLILKTTHLPLKLQDIYHNPTIEALGNTKTGYTALLNLENKADIAAKNIYFVPPVIGNSMLYKPLTQMLGEGFNCFGFQYSGLEKEEPLFESIEQAASVFCEQLISNQKNDDIILVGYSMGGNIAFEMAKILEKKNLNVSLVLIDSVAKIKSNDSFDYETETDWLVKQYRILTGKDEVQEESLRRFLNNNFQIFNKYEQTGRIKNKLCLFEAKGNYIPLRMKNWSNFTTGDTMHEYIEGGHWDALNKSNLEGYKKAIIELTNTLIQVDDF, from the coding sequence ATGATGGCAGCAGAGTTATATTCAAAATTAAAAAAACTTAAAGTAGTAGTGCAATTAGTTGATGACCGAATTGATTTGCAGGCTCCTAAAAATGTTTTAAATGCAGAATTATTAAATGAAATCAAGGAGAATAAAGAGGCTTTGATAGCGCTATTGGTTTCGTATAAAAATAATAATAAAAAGCATACTTATATTGAGCAGGTTAGTGTAGAGGATGACTATGTGTTATCCTCTGCACAGCACCGCCTCTGGATTTTAAGTCAGTTCGAAGAATCGAATACAGCATACAATGTACCGGGAGCATATGTTTTTACCGGTAATTTAAATATTGAGGCTTTAAGAGATGCATTTACGGCATTGATTGATCGACATGAAATTTTAAGAACTGTATTTAAACAAAATGATCAGGAAGAAGTAAGACAAGTTATTCTTTCTTCTGAAGACATTAGATTTCATTTAGAATACAAAGACATACGTAACGAAGCAAAACAGAAAGAAATACTTGAAAGAGTAGTTCAGTCCGTTTTTACACTTCCTTTCAATTTAGAGAAAGGACCTTTGTTGCGCGCTGTGGTCTATCAAACAGAAGCAAACCAATTTGTATTTGCCTACGCCCTGCATCACATCATCAGCGATGGTTGGTCAATGGGTATATTTATGAAGGAACTTCTATTTTTATACAATAGTAATATTGATTCAAATTCAGCACATTTACCTCCTTTAAGAATTCAATACAAAGATTACAGTGCCTGGCAGCAAACGCAGCTTAATGCCGAAAATTTAAAAGGACATGAAACTTATTGGTTAAAACAATTTGAAGGAGAATTACCAGTATTTGATTTGATGCCGGGTTTGGTTAGGCCTTCTCTTCAGACCTATAACGGCGGTTCTGTCTATAAAAAAATCGATGCAGAAACCAGTGCAGGATTAAAAAAAATAAGTCAGGATCAAGGTGCTACTTTGTTTATGGGAGCATTGGCTTTAGTAAATGCTTTAATCTATCGTTACAATAATCAGGAAGATCTTATCATTGGTACTCCAATAGCAGGAAGAGAGCATTCAGATTTAGAAAATCAAATAGGTTTTTACATTAATACCTTAGCATTAAGAACACGCTTCAAAAGTGATGATAGTTTTGTTAGCCTGTTAAAAAACGTGCAAGAAGTCACTCTTGGGGCTTATGAACATCAGATTTATCCTTTTGACGAACTGGTTGATTCATTGCATTTGCATCGGGATATGAGTAGAAATCCGCTATTTGATGTAATGGTGACAGTTCAGCATAGTGAATCAAAAGAAAGTAATGAACAACAACTGGGCGATCTTCAGGTTAATCAATATGAAGGTACTACAGGGGTAATCAGTAAATTTGATTTGACATTCAATTTTGTAGATTCAGGAGAGGAATTATCTTTTGATTTAGAATATAATTCAGACATATATTCAGAACAAATTGCGAATCAATTAGCAAACCATTTAGTAGGTTTAATTCAGGCTATAGTTAAAAAACCAACATTAGAAATTCTTAAACTAGATTACCTTAGTGAATCTGAAAAAGAAAATCTTCTTGTAACATTTAATACTACTGCTGTTAGATATCCAAAAAATAAAAATGTAGTTGATTTATTTGAAGATCAGGCAGCTGCAATTCCTGATAGTATTGCTCTAATTTTCGAAGAAAAAAAACTTACTTATAAGGAATTGAATGAAAAATCAAATCAGTTCGCAGCTTATTTAAAACGCAATTATAAGGTTAAACCAAATGACTTAATTGGGGTAGAATTAGAGAAAAATGAGTGGGCAATTATTTCTATTCTTGCGGTATTAAAGAGCAGTGGAGCATATGTACCAATTGATCCGATATATCCACAAGACAGAAAAAAATTTATGTATGCAGATAGTGGATGTAAATTAGTCATAGATGAAAAAGAGCTTAAAAAGTTTAAGGCTGAACTGGAAAAATATAGCGTTGAAAATTTAAATGTTGTAAACATTGAAAGTGATTTAGCGTATGTCATTTACACATCTGGTACTACAGGAAATCCAAAAGGGGTGATGATTGAACACAAGTCCTTTTTTGATTATATCAGCACATTTGAAAGAACATTTAAAATAAATGAAAAGGACAGATGCATACAGCAATCTTCTTTCTCATTTGATACACATGTCGAAGAGATTTATCCAGTATTGATCAAAGGCGGGACAATACTTATGGGTAGAAATGGAGGACAGGATATACAGGAATTACAAAGGCTGATAGAAAAAAAAGGAGCTACTATAATAAGTGCTACACCATTAGTATTAAGTGAATTAAATAATTGCGATTTAGATTTGTCTAATCTAAGACTGATGATTAGCGGAGGTGATGTATTTAATGCTTCTTATGTAAACAATTTTTTAAATAAAATAGACATATATGATAGTTATGGACCTAGTGAATCTACCGTATGTTGCACCTATTTTAAAATTGAAGATACACAAAAATCATCTATTATAGGGAAACCAATAAACAACCGAAAAATTTACATATTAAATGACCAAAACCAACTATCTCCTATAGGAGTTAGAGGTGAAATTTGTATTGGAGGGACCGGTTTGGCTCGTGGATATTTGAACAGACCTGAATTAACTAGCGAGAAGTTTGTAAATAATCCTTTTGCAAAAGGAGAAAGAATGTACAAAACAGGAGATTTAGGAAGATGGTTACCAGACGGGAATATTCAGTTTTTAGGCAGAAAAGACGATCAGGTAAAAATAAGAGGATACAGAATTGAATTAGGAGAAATAGAAAACGTCTTGCAAGGATATCCCGAGGTAGAATCGAGTGTAGTAATTGCCGTTACTTCGGCTAATGGTCAAAAGGAATTAGCGGCTTATATTGTAAGTAGTGAAGTTTTGAATTCATCTGATTTACAGGGATATTTGAACACTAAATTGCCAAAGTATATGATACCATCTCATTTTGTACAGATGGAACAATTACCGCTTACTTCTAATGGAAAAATCGATAAGAAAAAACTACTGACATCTAATTTTACAAGTATTGCAAGTGGTATTGAATATATTGCACCTCGCAATGAAACAGAAGAAAAATTGCTAAGTATTTGGCAAGAAGTTTTGAAAAGGGATGTAATAAGTGTTAAAGATAATTTTTTTGATTTGGGAGGACAAAGTATTAGCGCAACCCGTTTGTCTATGCAAATTCATAAAGTATTTAACAATAAACCTGCTCTGAAAGATTTGTTTACATTCTCTGTATTAGAGGATCAAGCCAAATGGATTCAACAATCAAAAGCAACATTATATAATGATATTCCTCTTATTTCGGAGGCAAAAGATTATTTATTATCTGCTGGTCAAAAAAGGTTATGGATTTTAAGTCAGTTCGAAGAAACCAATACGGCGTATAACATGCCGGGAGTTTATGTTTTTACTGGGGATTTAAATATTGAAGCTTTAGGTAATGCATTCTTAAAACTAATTGACCGACATGAGATTTTAAGAACCGTATTCAAACAAAATGATCAGGAAGAAGTAAGACAGTTTATTCTTTCTTCTGAAGACATTGGATTTCATTTAGAATATAAAGATATCCGCAAAGAATCAAAACCAAGAGAAGTACTTGAAAAAGAAGTTCAGTCAATTTTTGGACTTCCTTTTAATCTGGAAAAAGGACCATTATTGCGCGCTGCAGTATATCAGACAGAGGCAAATCAATTTGTATTTGCTTATGCGATGCATCATATTATCAGTGATGGATGGTCAATGGGAATACTGATTAAAGAATTACTTCATTTGTATAACAATGGAGATTCAAAATCAGCAGTTTTACCAGTTTTACCAATCCAATACAAAGATTACAGCGCATGGCAAAATCAACAACTTAGCGCCGAAGATCTAAAAGGACATAAAGGATATTGGTTAAACCAATTTGAAGGAACATTGCCAGTACTTGAATTAGGACAAGGAAACGTTAGACCTGCGGTACAGACTTTTAACGGAGGCACAGTCTCCAAAAATATCACGCCACAAACCACTGCCGGAATTAAAAAAATAAGTCAGGAAGAGGGCGGAACCTTGTTCATGGGAGTGTTGGCAGTTGTCAATACATTATTGTACAGGTATAGCAATCAACAAGATATCATTATAGGTTCTCCAATAGCGGGCAGAGAGCATGCTGATTTAGAAAATCAGATTGGTTTTTATGTCAACACATTGGCTTTACGAACACGTTTCAAGACAGAAGATAATTTCATTAATTTATTAAAGGAAGTTAAAGAAGTCACTCTTGGCGCTTATGAACATCAGGTTTATCCTTTTGATGAATTGGTTGATGCATTGAATTTGCATCGTGATATGAGCAGAAATCCACTTTTTGATGTGATGGTCATGTTACAAAACAACGAATCCAATCAAGAAAGTAATCCATCATTAGGAGATCTTCAGGTAAGTTCTTATGAAGGTTCTACGGCTGTGGTGAGTAAGTTTGATTTTACATTTAATTTTGAGGATTTAGGAGATACATTATCGGTAAGTTTAGAATACAATTCAGATATCTATACACAGAAAATAGCCGATCAGTTATTAGCACATTTAGTAAATCTGATGGACGCCATTGTGGCAACACCAACACTTGAAATTCGTCAGCTCAATTATTTAAACGATGTTGAGAAAGACCAGTTGCTGGTTGCGTTTAATAATACAACAGCAGTTTATCCAGAGGATAAAACCATCATAGATTTGTTTGAAGAACAGGTTGCCAAAACACCTGATGCAATTGCACTTGTTTATGGAAACAAAGAGTTTACTTATAACGAGCTTAACGCAAAAGCCAATGAATTTGGTCATTATCTAAGAGAAAAACATCTGATAAAAGCTGAAGATCTCATTGGTATTAAATTAGAAAGAAACGATTCGATGCTGATGGTCTTGCTTGGAATATTAAAATCAGGTGGCGCTTATTTGCCAATTGATATGGATTATCCATCAGAAAGAATAGCCTATATGCTGGCCGACAGTAAGTGTAAACTGCTAATCGATGAAGAAATTCTAAAAGAATTTAACGCATTAGAAAGCGGAGATTTAAGTCAGGAAAATCTAAGCACAATCAATACGGCAAACAATCTGGCTTACGTAATCTACACTTCAGGATCTACAGGAAATCCAAAAGGAGTTATGATTGAGCACAGCAATGCAGTAGCTTTTATAAGCTGGTGTAAAGAAGAATTTTCAAATTCCAGATTTGATACTGTTTTTGCCGTGACATCGATTTGTTTTGATCTTTCGATATTCGAATTGCTTTATACCCTTTGCATTGGAAAGAAAATCAGATTATTATCTAATGCTTTGGCGGTCCCACAATATTTGGACACAAAAGAAGATATTTTACTTAATATGGTTCCAAGTGCGGTAGGTGCTTTACTGAATGAGCAGGTAGATTTCAGTCAGGTAAAAGTACTTAATATGGCGGGAGAACCTATTCCGGAGAAATATCTGGCGAGTCTGGATATAGAGGCAATAGAAATACGCAATCTATACGGACCATCAGAAGACACAACCTATAGTTCTATTTATCAGATTACCAATAGAAATGTGCCTATTTTAATTGGACATCCAATTGCAAACACCCAGTTTTATATTTTAAACTCTGCCTTACAGCCACAATCTGTAGGAGTTCTGGGAGAAATATACATAAGCGGTAAAGGACTGGCCAGAGGTTATCTGCATAAAGCAGATTTAACGGCTGAGAAGTTCATTGAGAATCCTTTTGCAAAAGGAGAAAGAATGTACAAAACCGGAGATTTAGGCAAATGGCAAAACGATGGAAATATTGAATTTTTAGGAAGAATAGACGATCAGGTCAAAATACGAGGCTACAGAATTGAACTGGGAGAAATAGAGAATACTTTAGAGAAACATCCTCAGATCGAAGCGGCGTGTGTTTTAGCACATAAAAACTCAGACGGACAAAACGAAGTAGTCGCTTATTTTGTAAGTGAAAAAACTGTTCTTGTAGCAGCGCTTCGCAAATTTATTGGCGAGAGTTTACCTTCATATATGATTCCTGCACATTGGGTAAAAATAGACCAAATGCCTTTAACACCCAACGGAAAGATTGACAAGAAAAAGCTGCCTGCTCCGGAGGCGCAGGAAATCGCAAGTGATGTTGAGTATATAACTCCTCGTAACGAAAGAGAAGAAAAACTCTTGGCAATATGGCAGGAAGTTTTGAAAAAAGACAAAATAAGTGTTCTTGATAATTTCTTTGAACTCGGAGGGAATAGTTTAAAAGCCATTCAGTTATTATCAAGATTGACAAAAAGTTTTGATATAGAGTTAGGCATGCGTGCATTATTTACTAACCCAACGATTGAAAAATTATCCAATGATATTGAAACTGCTGGAATACACAAAATACATGCAGAAATCAATAAAATAGCTGAACAGGAAAGCTACACATTATCAGTTGGTCAAAAAAGGTTATGGATTTTAAGTCAGTTCGAAGAAACCAATACGGCGTATAACATGCCCGGAGTCTATGTTTTTAACGGAGATTTAAATATTGAAGCGTTAGGCAATGCATTCTCGAAACTAATTGACCGACATGAGATTTTAAGAACCGTATTCAAACAAAATGATCAGGAAGAAGTAAGACAGTTTATTCTTTCTTCTGAAGACATTGGATTTCATTTAGAATACAAAGATATTCGCAAAGAATCCAAACCAAGAGAAATACTTGAACAAGAAGTTCAGTCCGTTTTTGGACTTCCTTTTAATCTGAAAAAAGGACCGTTATTGCGCGCTGCAGTATATCAGACAGAGACAAATCAATTTGTATTTGCTTATGCGATGCATCATATTATCAGTGATGGATGGTCAATGGGAATACTGATTAAAGAATTACTTCATTTGTATAACAGTGGAGATTCTTTACCCGCTTTACCAATCCAATACAAAGATTACAGCGCATGGCAAAATCAACAACTTAGCGCCGAAGATCTAAAAGGACATAAAGGATATTGGTTAAACCAATTTGAAGGAACATTGCCAGTACTTGAATTAGGGCAAGGAAACGTTAGACCTGTGGTACAGACTTTTAACGGAGGTATTGTCTCTAAAATTATTACGCCACAAACGAGTAGCGGAATTAAAAAAATAAGCCAGGAAGAGAATGGAACCTTGTTCATGGGAGTGTTGGCAGTTGTTAACACATTATTGTACAGGTATAGCAATCAACAAGATATCATTATAGGTTCTCCAATAGCGGGCAGAGAACATGCTGATTTAGAAAATCAAATTGGTTTTTATGTCAATACATTGGCTTTACGAACACGATTCAAAGCGGAGGATAATTTCATTAACCTATTAAAGGAAGTTAAAGAAGTCACTCTTGGGGCTTATGAACACCAGCTTTATCCTTTTGATGAATTGGTTGACGCATTGAATTTGCATCGTGATATGAGCAGAAATCCACTTTTTGATGTGATGGTCATGTTACAAAACAACGAATCCAATCAAGAAAGTAATCCATCATTAGGAGATCTTCAGGTAAGTTCTTATGAAGGTTCTACTGCTGTGGTGAGTAAGTTTGATTTTACATTTAACTTCGAGGATTTAGGAGATACATTATTGGTAAGTTTAGAATACAATTCAGATATCTATACACAGAAAATAGCCGATCAGTTACTGGCACATTTAGTAAATCTGATGGACGCCATAGTGGCAACACCAACCCTTGAAATCCGTCAGCTCAATTATTTAAGCGATGTCGAAAAAGAGCAGCTATTAATATCCTTTAATGATACAGAAAGTCCTTATCCAAAGGATAAAACCATCATGGATTTGTTTGAAGAACAGGTTGCCAAAACACCTGATGCCATTGCACTTGTTTATGGAAACAAAGAGTTTACTTATAACGAGCTTAATGCAAAAGCCAATGAATTTGGTCATTATCTAAGAGAAAAACAGCTGATAAATGCAGAAGATCTCATTGGTATTAAATTAGAAAGAAACGATTCGATGCTGGTGGTCTTGCTTGGAATATTAAAATCAGGTGGTGCTTATTTGCCAATTGATATGGATTATCCATCTGAAAGAATAGCCTATATGCTGGCAGACAGTAAGTGTAAACTGCTAATCGATGAAGAAGTTCTAAAAGAATTTAACGCCTTGAATAACCTAAGTCAGGAAAATCTAAGCACAATTAATACAGCAAACAATCTGGCTTACGTAATCTACACTTCAGGATCTACAGGAAATCCAAAAGGAGTTATGATTGAGCACAGCAATGCAGTAGCTTTTATAAGCTGGTGTAAAGAAGAATTCTCCAATTCCAGATTCGATACTGTTTTTGCGGTAACCTCTATTTGTTTTGATCTTTCGATCTTCGAATTGCTTTATACCCTTTGCATTGGAAAGAAAATCAGATTATTGTCAAACGCTCTTGCCGTTCCACAATATTTGGATACAAAAGAAGATATACTGCTCAATATGGTTCCAAGTGCGGTAGGTGCATTATTAAATGAGCAGGTAGATTTTAGTCAGGTAAAAGTGCTTAATATGGCGGGAGAGCCTATTCCGGAGAAATATCTGGCGAGTCTGGATATAGAGGCAATGGAAATACGCAATCTATACGGACCATCAGAAGACACAACCTATAGCTCTATTTACCAGATTACCAATAGAAATGTTCCCATTTTAATTGGGCATCCTATTGCAAATACCCAGTTTTATATTTTAAACTCCGCCTTACAGCCACAACCAATAGGAGTTCTGGGAGAAATATACATCAGTGGTAAAGGACTCGCCAGAGGTTATCTCCATAAAGCAGATTTAACGGCTGAGAAGTTCATTGAGAATCCTTTTGCAAAAGGAGAAAGAATGTACAAAACCGGAGATTTAGGCAAATGGCAAAACGATGGTAACATCGAATTCCTGGGTCGAATAGACGATCAGGTCAAAATACGAGGCTACAGAATTGAACTGGGAGAAATCGAGAATACTTTAGAGAAACATCCCGATATTGCATCTGCATGTGTTTTGGCGCATAAAAACTCAGACGGACAAAACGAAGTAGTAGCTTATTTTGTTGGTGAAAAAACAGTTCCTGTAGCAGACCTTCGCAAATTTATTGGCGAGAGTTTGCCTTCATATATGATTCCTGCACATTGGATAAAAATAGATCAAATGCCTTTGACGCCCAACGGAAAGATTGACAAGAAAAAGCTGCCTGCTCCGGAGGCACAGGAAATTGCAAGTGATGTTGAGTATATAACTCCTCGTAACGAAAGAGAAGAAAAACTCTTGGCAATATGGCAGGAAGTCTTGAAAAAAGACAAAATAAGCGTCCTTGATAATTTCTTTGAACTCGGAGGGAATAGCTTGAAAGCTTTAAAAGTGCATTCTTTAATATTGAAAACGACGCATTTGCCATTGAAACTTCAGGATATATATCATAATCCAACTATTGAAGCCTTAGGAAATACAAAAACAGGATATACAGCATTGCTAAATCTGGAAAATAAGGCAGATATAGCTGCAAAAAACATTTATTTCGTGCCTCCCGTTATAGGAAATAGTATGCTTTATAAGCCATTGACTCAAATGCTTGGCGAAGGTTTTAATTGTTTCGGTTTTCAATATTCCGGATTAGAAAAAGAAGAACCGTTGTTTGAATCTATTGAGCAGGCTGCATCTGTATTTTGTGAGCAATTAATTAGCAATCAAAAAAATGATGATATAATTCTTGTAGGCTATTCTATGGGTGGAAATATTGCCTTTGAAATGGCTAAAATTTTGGAAAAGAAGAACCTAAATGTATCGTTAGTGTTAATAGATTCTGTTGCTAAAATAAAAAGCAATGATTCATTCGATTATGAAACCGAAACGGATTGGCTGGTAAAACAGTATCGAATACTAACAGGTAAAGACGAAGTTCAGGAAGAATCGTTAAGACGCTTTTTGAACAATAATTTCCAAATCTTCAATAAATATGAGCAAACAGGAAGGATAAAAAATAAACTCTGCTTGTTTGAAGCCAAAGGGAATTATATTCCGTTAAGAATGAAAAACTGGAGCAATTTTACAACTGGTGATACAATGCATGAATATATAGAAGGCGGTCACTGGGACGCTCTTAATAAGTCGAATCTGGAAGGATATAAAAAAGCAATCATAGAGCTGACTAATACATTGATTCAGGTGGATGACTTTTAA